One Undibacter mobilis genomic region harbors:
- a CDS encoding acyl-CoA thioesterase, with translation MTSFTYRRSFVVPWGDCDPAGIVFNPKFFTYFDANTWLLFEAATGVKVHDINERFGIIGIALVDAGANFMKPVKYGDDIEIVSRVAEFRRSSFVVEHKILLGGDLRNEGTETRVWAIKHPDDPERIKTSAIPDEVIKAFG, from the coding sequence GTGACGTCCTTCACCTACCGCCGCTCCTTCGTCGTACCGTGGGGCGACTGCGACCCGGCCGGCATTGTCTTCAACCCGAAATTCTTCACCTATTTCGACGCCAATACCTGGCTGCTGTTCGAAGCGGCCACCGGGGTGAAGGTTCACGACATCAATGAGCGTTTCGGCATTATCGGCATCGCACTGGTCGATGCCGGCGCCAATTTCATGAAGCCGGTCAAATATGGCGACGACATCGAGATCGTGTCGCGGGTCGCCGAATTCCGCCGCTCCAGCTTCGTGGTCGAGCACAAGATCCTGCTCGGCGGCGACCTGCGCAATGAGGGCACCGAAACCCGCGTCTGGGCGATCAAGCACCCGGACGATCCCGAGCGCATCAAAACGTCGGCGATACCGGATGAGGTGATCAAGGCGTTTGGGTAA
- the boxC gene encoding 2,3-epoxybenzoyl-CoA dihydrolase, translating into MTDTTDRCIVDYRTDPSRYRHWRIEIDGNIANLVMDVDPAGGLRPDYELKLNSYDLGVDIELNDAVQRLRFEHPEVQAVVIKSGKENVFCAGANIRMLGKSSHQWKVNFCKFTNETRLAIEDASANSGQTYMAAVSGACAGGGYELALAAEHIMLIDDRRSAVSLPETPLLAVLPGTGGLTRVTDKRKVRRDRADFFCATEEGLRGAKAVEWKLVDEAVPPSKWQDAVKARAAAIAAQSDRPANGKGIALTPLSRTIADSRVSYSHVEVEIERDKSIATIIVKAPAEAAPASVEAVHQKGAAFWPLAMARELEDAILHLRTNEPTINLVVLKTEGDARAVLNHDEVLLNGHNDWLLREIRHYVKRVFKRLDVTPKTLMALVEPGSCFAGTLAELVFVADRSAMLIGTREGDNRAPAAITLGKANFGPYPMGNDLTRLQTRFLDDDVSIKAAEAKIGEPLEAEEALDLGLVTFGYEDFDWDDELRVMMEERASFSPDALTGLEANLRFAGPETMETKIFGRLTAWQNWIFQRPNAIGEQGALKLYGSGVKPTFNKERV; encoded by the coding sequence ATGACCGACACCACCGATCGTTGCATTGTCGATTACCGCACCGACCCGTCGCGCTATCGCCACTGGCGTATCGAGATCGATGGCAATATCGCCAATCTGGTCATGGACGTCGATCCGGCCGGCGGCCTGCGGCCCGACTATGAACTCAAGCTCAATTCCTACGACCTCGGCGTCGATATCGAATTGAACGATGCCGTGCAGCGGCTGCGCTTCGAGCATCCCGAAGTGCAGGCAGTCGTCATCAAGTCCGGCAAAGAGAATGTATTCTGCGCCGGCGCCAATATCCGGATGCTCGGCAAGTCGTCGCATCAGTGGAAGGTGAACTTCTGCAAGTTCACCAACGAGACGCGGCTCGCCATCGAAGACGCCAGCGCCAACTCCGGCCAGACATACATGGCCGCTGTCAGTGGCGCCTGCGCTGGCGGTGGCTATGAATTGGCGCTCGCCGCCGAGCACATTATGCTGATCGACGATCGACGTTCCGCGGTGTCGCTGCCGGAGACGCCGCTGCTCGCGGTGCTACCCGGCACCGGCGGGCTCACCCGCGTCACCGACAAGCGCAAGGTTCGCCGTGACCGCGCCGACTTCTTCTGCGCCACAGAAGAGGGCCTGCGCGGCGCCAAGGCCGTCGAATGGAAGCTGGTCGACGAAGCGGTGCCGCCGTCGAAGTGGCAGGATGCAGTCAAGGCGCGCGCCGCCGCGATCGCCGCGCAGTCCGATCGTCCCGCCAATGGCAAAGGCATCGCACTGACGCCGCTCTCGCGTACCATTGCCGACAGCCGCGTCAGCTATTCGCATGTCGAAGTGGAGATCGAGCGCGACAAATCCATCGCCACCATCATCGTCAAGGCGCCGGCCGAAGCCGCGCCAGCGTCGGTCGAGGCCGTGCATCAGAAAGGCGCGGCGTTCTGGCCGCTGGCCATGGCGCGCGAACTCGAAGACGCCATCCTGCACCTGCGCACCAACGAGCCGACCATCAATCTCGTCGTGCTCAAGACCGAGGGCGACGCCAGGGCAGTGCTGAACCATGACGAGGTGCTGCTCAACGGCCATAACGATTGGTTGCTGCGCGAGATCCGTCACTACGTGAAGCGCGTGTTCAAGCGGCTCGACGTGACACCGAAAACGCTGATGGCCTTGGTCGAGCCGGGCTCGTGCTTTGCCGGCACGCTCGCCGAACTGGTCTTCGTTGCTGACCGCTCGGCCATGCTGATCGGCACACGCGAAGGCGACAACCGCGCACCGGCGGCGATCACGCTCGGCAAAGCCAATTTCGGGCCCTATCCGATGGGCAACGACCTGACGCGGCTGCAGACGCGTTTTCTTGACGATGACGTGTCGATCAAGGCTGCGGAAGCGAAGATCGGAGAGCCGCTCGAGGCCGAGGAAGCGCTCGATCTCGGGCTTGTCACGTTCGGTTATGAGGATTTCGACTGGGACGACGAACTACGCGTGATGATGGAAGAGCGCGCCTCGTTCTCGCCAGATGCGCTGACCGGGCTCGAAGCCAACCTGCGCTTTGCCGGCCCTGAGACCATGGAAACGAAAATCTTCGGCCGGCTGACGGCCTGGCAGAACTGGATCTTCCAGCGGCCCAACGCCATCGGCGAGCAGGGCGCGCTGAAGCTCTACGGCAGTGGTGTCAAGCCGACTTTCAATAAAGAGCGCGTGTGA
- the boxB gene encoding benzoyl-CoA 2,3-epoxidase subunit BoxB codes for MNIVNVDYDGLIPNNVGLNSDARVKRALEKWHPGYINWWNDMGPDGFQEALVYLRTAVSVDPKGWAKFDYVRMPEYRWGILLAPQVEDRKIPFGAHKGEKAWQEVPGEYRALLRRLIVIQGDTEPASVEQQRHLGKTAPSLYDLRNLFQVNVEEGRHLWAMVYLLHKYFGSEGRDEADALLERRSGDADTPRMLGAFNEKTPDWLSFFMFTYFTDRDGKMQLEAQAQSGFDPLSRTCRFMLTEEAHHMFVGETGVTRVIERTCEAMKNAGIDDPNDVAAVRKLGVIDLPTVQKKLNLHCSLSLDLFGNEISTNAANAFHSGIKGRFREERLTGDDHKLENDFYPVLRLKDGLLMNENAPALSALNMRLRDDYLKDCELGVSRWNKVIEQYGIRYQMKLPHQAFHRQIGEFSKIKADPAGNILDEVAWTKAKDNYLPNDNDRVYIESLMQPVMEPGKFASWIAPPKVGIDNKAGDFEYVKLA; via the coding sequence ATGAACATCGTCAATGTCGACTACGACGGCCTGATCCCGAACAATGTCGGCCTCAACTCTGATGCGCGCGTCAAGCGTGCGCTGGAAAAGTGGCACCCCGGCTATATCAACTGGTGGAACGACATGGGGCCCGACGGCTTCCAGGAAGCGCTGGTTTACCTGCGTACCGCGGTGTCGGTCGATCCGAAGGGCTGGGCCAAGTTCGATTATGTGCGCATGCCCGAGTATCGGTGGGGCATTCTGTTGGCGCCGCAGGTCGAAGACCGCAAGATTCCGTTCGGCGCGCATAAGGGCGAAAAGGCCTGGCAGGAAGTGCCGGGCGAATATCGCGCGCTGCTGCGCCGCCTGATCGTTATCCAAGGTGACACGGAGCCAGCCTCGGTCGAGCAACAGCGCCATCTCGGCAAGACTGCGCCGTCGCTCTACGACCTGCGCAACCTGTTTCAGGTCAACGTCGAAGAGGGCCGTCACCTGTGGGCGATGGTCTATTTGCTGCACAAGTATTTCGGCAGCGAAGGCCGCGACGAGGCTGACGCGCTGCTGGAGCGTCGCTCGGGCGATGCCGATACGCCGCGCATGCTGGGCGCCTTCAATGAGAAGACGCCGGACTGGCTGTCGTTCTTCATGTTCACCTACTTCACCGACCGCGATGGCAAGATGCAGCTCGAGGCGCAGGCTCAATCCGGCTTCGATCCCTTGTCGCGCACCTGTCGCTTCATGCTGACCGAAGAGGCGCACCACATGTTCGTCGGCGAGACCGGCGTCACCCGCGTGATCGAGCGCACCTGCGAAGCGATGAAGAATGCCGGCATCGACGATCCGAACGACGTCGCGGCCGTGCGCAAGCTCGGCGTCATTGACCTGCCGACCGTCCAGAAGAAGCTGAACCTGCACTGTTCCTTGTCGCTCGACCTGTTCGGTAACGAGATTTCGACTAACGCCGCCAATGCGTTCCATTCGGGCATCAAGGGCCGCTTCCGCGAGGAGCGCCTGACCGGCGACGACCACAAACTGGAGAACGACTTCTATCCGGTGCTCCGGCTCAAGGACGGGCTGCTGATGAACGAGAACGCGCCGGCGCTGTCGGCGCTCAACATGCGGCTGCGCGACGATTACTTGAAGGACTGTGAACTCGGCGTGTCGCGCTGGAACAAGGTCATCGAGCAGTATGGCATCCGATATCAGATGAAACTGCCGCACCAGGCGTTCCACCGCCAAATCGGCGAGTTCTCCAAGATCAAGGCCGATCCGGCGGGCAACATTCTCGACGAGGTGGCCTGGACCAAGGCCAAGGACAATTATCTGCCGAACGACAATGACCGCGTCTATATCGAGAGCCTGATGCAGCCCGTGATGGAGCCCGGTAAGTTCGCTTCTTGGATCGCGCCGCCCAAGGTCGGCATCGACAACAAGGCGGGCGATTTCGAATATGTGAAGCTGGCGTAG
- a CDS encoding 2Fe-2S iron-sulfur cluster-binding protein, with product MPKITFIEHDGSIHEVEAELGASVMETALRNDISSIVAECGGGCTCATCHVYVDEAWVERVGPPSPSEDAELDAAFDVRANSRLSCQITVTEALDGLIVRTPSYQGR from the coding sequence ATGCCCAAGATCACCTTTATCGAACACGACGGCAGTATTCACGAGGTCGAGGCCGAACTCGGCGCTTCGGTCATGGAGACGGCGCTGCGTAACGACATCAGCAGCATCGTCGCCGAATGCGGCGGCGGCTGCACCTGCGCCACCTGCCACGTCTATGTCGATGAAGCCTGGGTTGAGCGCGTCGGTCCGCCCTCGCCGTCCGAGGATGCCGAGCTGGACGCCGCCTTCGACGTCCGCGCCAATTCGCGGTTATCGTGCCAGATCACAGTGACCGAGGCCCTCGACGGCCTGATCGTGCGCACGCCGTCCTATCAGGGACGCTAG
- a CDS encoding NAD(P)/FAD-dependent oxidoreductase has product MSETIKTDVLIVGAGPCGLFAVFELGLLDIKAHLVDILDKVGGQCAELYPEKPIYDIPGIPEITGQGLTQSLMAQIKPFNPTFHLGEMVTGIENIGDPLYRVTTTAGKTFETKVVVIAAGGGSFQPKRPPIEGIEPYEEKSVFYAVRKMDAFRDKNIVIVGGGDSALDWTLNLHPIAKRVTLVHRRDDFRGAPDSVNKMRSLVASGSMDLRIGQIASLEGGDGQLEAISVKDKDGKLDRVACDAMLPFFGLTMKLGPISDWKLDMDDELVKVDVSTFETNRHGIFAIGDINTYPGKLKLILSGFHEGALMAHRAHHYVHPEKRLVFQYTTSSTSLQKKLGVA; this is encoded by the coding sequence ATGAGCGAAACCATCAAGACCGACGTCCTCATCGTCGGCGCCGGCCCCTGCGGCCTGTTCGCCGTGTTCGAACTGGGCCTTCTGGACATCAAGGCGCACCTTGTGGACATTCTCGACAAGGTCGGCGGCCAGTGTGCCGAGCTCTATCCGGAGAAGCCGATCTACGACATTCCCGGTATCCCCGAGATCACCGGCCAGGGCCTGACCCAGTCGCTGATGGCGCAGATCAAGCCGTTCAATCCCACCTTCCATCTCGGCGAGATGGTGACGGGCATCGAGAATATCGGCGACCCGCTGTACCGCGTCACCACCACCGCCGGCAAAACCTTCGAGACCAAGGTGGTCGTCATCGCCGCCGGCGGCGGCTCCTTCCAGCCGAAGCGGCCGCCGATCGAGGGCATCGAGCCTTACGAGGAAAAGTCGGTGTTCTATGCGGTGCGCAAGATGGATGCCTTCCGCGACAAGAACATCGTCATCGTCGGCGGCGGCGATAGCGCCCTCGACTGGACGCTCAATCTGCACCCCATCGCCAAGCGCGTGACGCTCGTCCACCGCCGCGACGACTTCCGCGGCGCGCCCGACAGCGTCAACAAGATGCGCAGCCTGGTTGCGTCCGGCAGCATGGACCTCCGGATCGGCCAGATTGCTTCGCTCGAAGGCGGCGACGGCCAGCTCGAAGCCATTTCGGTCAAGGACAAGGACGGCAAGCTCGACCGCGTCGCCTGCGACGCCATGCTGCCCTTCTTCGGCCTGACCATGAAGCTCGGCCCGATCTCGGATTGGAAGCTCGACATGGACGACGAGCTCGTCAAGGTCGACGTCTCGACCTTCGAGACCAACCGACACGGCATCTTCGCCATCGGTGACATCAATACCTATCCCGGCAAGCTGAAGCTGATTCTATCCGGCTTCCACGAGGGCGCACTGATGGCGCACCGGGCGCACCACTACGTCCACCCGGAAAAGCGTCTCGTGTTCCAGTACACGACATCGTCCACCAGCCTGCAGAAGAAACTCGGCGTCGCCTGA
- a CDS encoding ShlB/FhaC/HecB family hemolysin secretion/activation protein gives MRIAATGLALALVALAAVPARAQVSPQVNPGLIEQNIERQRQRIEQQEQAPRQQGPAVVGPGRAPAVQIPGGGQTFLLRKVIFDSSKFITAEELDAVAAKYIGRRVDIATLQALVADVNAIYVARGIVTAIAILPPQTADKGIIKIKLTEGRLQKSSVIGNQQTRESYIRSSVDPPSGDVLDVPKLNQDVVRFNRTNEVQLRALLQPGTDFGLTDLQLAVTEPPVNTLQVFADNQGVKTTGRNEAGIYYKRHGLLGFDDRFTFYGVKSKGNINGNVAFNVPFNPWGGRIGLSYTQGRIKIVQGQFESLDVTGTSNQTSLNISQPFWNNDVWMLQATGAYGYGNSESDFAAVPVSKSRYSKATGGLSLSAQAASYSLTISPAVNGINWHDKILGGERSFTTLTGSFYGSLQLPAQMSAVLVGSGQYTGDKLLPGDQLFSVGGPTTVRGYPTNASSGDSGYYFNAELHRNMSDLVKGLDIFAFIDSGAVFSTFPAITQLDSAGAGLSWTPHAAITFEASVGVPWRTVVVGQPRSDFYGRVTLRPLQLL, from the coding sequence ATGCGTATCGCGGCGACGGGCCTGGCTTTGGCACTGGTGGCGCTTGCTGCCGTGCCGGCGCGCGCCCAGGTGTCGCCGCAGGTCAACCCCGGCCTGATCGAACAGAATATCGAGCGTCAGCGTCAACGTATCGAGCAGCAGGAACAGGCACCGCGGCAGCAGGGGCCTGCCGTCGTCGGCCCCGGGCGGGCGCCCGCTGTGCAGATTCCCGGTGGCGGTCAGACCTTCCTACTGCGCAAGGTGATCTTCGATTCGTCTAAATTCATCACGGCTGAAGAACTCGATGCCGTCGCGGCGAAGTATATCGGCCGCCGCGTCGATATCGCCACGCTTCAGGCCCTGGTCGCCGACGTCAACGCCATCTACGTCGCCCGCGGCATCGTCACCGCCATTGCCATCCTGCCGCCGCAGACGGCCGACAAAGGCATCATCAAGATCAAGCTGACCGAGGGCCGGCTGCAGAAGTCGTCGGTCATCGGTAATCAGCAGACTCGCGAAAGCTATATCCGTAGCAGCGTCGATCCGCCGTCCGGCGACGTGCTCGACGTGCCGAAGCTCAATCAGGATGTCGTGCGCTTCAACCGCACCAACGAAGTCCAACTGCGCGCGCTGCTGCAGCCCGGCACCGACTTCGGCCTGACCGACCTGCAACTCGCTGTCACCGAACCGCCGGTCAATACGCTGCAGGTCTTTGCCGATAACCAGGGCGTCAAGACCACCGGACGCAATGAAGCCGGTATTTATTACAAGCGTCATGGTTTGCTCGGCTTTGACGATCGCTTCACGTTCTACGGTGTGAAGTCGAAGGGCAACATCAACGGCAATGTCGCCTTCAACGTGCCATTCAATCCGTGGGGCGGCCGGATCGGCCTGAGCTACACGCAGGGCCGCATCAAGATCGTACAGGGTCAGTTCGAGAGCCTTGATGTCACCGGCACCTCGAACCAGACTTCGCTGAACATTTCGCAGCCTTTCTGGAACAACGACGTCTGGATGCTGCAGGCGACCGGCGCCTACGGCTACGGCAATTCGGAGAGCGATTTCGCGGCTGTGCCGGTGTCGAAGAGCCGCTATTCGAAGGCGACGGGCGGTTTGTCGCTGTCGGCGCAGGCCGCCAGTTACAGCCTTACGATTTCGCCGGCGGTCAATGGTATCAACTGGCACGATAAAATTCTCGGTGGCGAGCGTAGCTTCACCACGTTGACCGGTTCGTTCTACGGCAGCCTGCAACTGCCGGCGCAGATGAGCGCCGTACTCGTTGGTAGTGGGCAATATACCGGGGACAAGCTGTTGCCGGGCGATCAGCTGTTCTCCGTCGGCGGGCCGACCACGGTGCGCGGCTATCCGACCAATGCCTCCTCGGGCGACAGTGGTTACTACTTCAATGCCGAGCTGCACCGGAACATGTCGGACCTGGTCAAGGGCCTCGACATCTTTGCGTTCATCGACAGCGGCGCGGTGTTCTCGACGTTCCCGGCGATCACCCAACTCGATTCCGCCGGCGCCGGTCTGTCATGGACGCCGCATGCGGCGATCACCTTCGAAGCCAGCGTCGGCGTGCCGTGGCGCACGGTCGTCGTCGGCCAGCCTCGCAGCGATTTTTACGGCCGCGTCACGCTGCGGCCCTTGCAACTTTTGTAA
- a CDS encoding helix-turn-helix transcriptional regulator — translation MKPASPQAETRKLPRESDAYLRRLGERVRMLRNQRGMSRKVLARQAKVSERYIAQLESGLGNCSIVLLRRIARAIGLPVTQLVHDGSDPPLDFVLLSQFLERLSPAELGEARRLLSDRFRAAGADDPARRRRIALIGLRGGGKSTLGMLLAEQLGVPFVELNREIERRAGASLGEIFDMFGQEAFRRAEREALDDILNRHEAFVVATSGSIVTEPGTLEMLLSSCFTVWVRAEPAEHMKRVMAQGDMRPMANSARAMDDLISILKSREPLYARAEATVTTTGKTPEQNLGELLRVIAPPVRSKEPAIAG, via the coding sequence ATGAAACCGGCCTCCCCACAAGCCGAGACGAGGAAACTCCCACGCGAATCCGATGCTTACCTGCGTCGGCTCGGCGAACGAGTGCGCATGCTGCGCAATCAGCGCGGCATGTCGCGCAAGGTTCTGGCGCGTCAGGCCAAGGTATCGGAACGCTATATCGCACAGCTCGAGTCCGGCCTTGGCAACTGTTCCATCGTCCTCTTGCGTCGGATCGCCCGCGCCATCGGCCTGCCGGTGACGCAACTCGTCCATGACGGCAGCGATCCGCCGCTCGATTTCGTCCTGCTCTCGCAATTCCTCGAGCGGCTGTCGCCCGCCGAACTCGGCGAGGCCCGGCGGCTGCTCAGCGACCGCTTCCGTGCGGCCGGCGCCGACGATCCGGCGCGCCGGCGGCGCATTGCGCTCATCGGCCTGCGCGGCGGCGGCAAATCGACCCTCGGCATGCTGCTCGCCGAGCAACTTGGCGTGCCCTTCGTCGAACTCAACCGCGAGATCGAACGCCGCGCCGGCGCTTCGCTCGGCGAGATCTTCGACATGTTCGGCCAGGAAGCATTCCGGCGCGCCGAGCGCGAGGCGCTCGACGATATCCTCAACCGACACGAGGCATTTGTCGTTGCCACGTCGGGTTCAATCGTCACGGAGCCGGGCACGCTGGAAATGCTGCTGTCATCGTGTTTCACGGTCTGGGTCCGTGCTGAGCCGGCCGAGCACATGAAACGCGTAATGGCGCAGGGCGACATGCGGCCGATGGCCAATTCGGCGCGCGCCATGGACGACCTGATTTCTATTCTCAAGAGCCGCGAACCGCTCTATGCCAGAGCGGAAGCGACCGTCACCACCACGGGCAAGACGCCCGAGCAAAATCTCGGCGAGCTGTTGCGCGTCATCGCGCCGCCCGTGCGAAGCAAGGAGCCGGCCATCGCCGGATGA